In Candidatus Bathyarchaeota archaeon, a single genomic region encodes these proteins:
- a CDS encoding TIGR00300 family protein — translation MVVFQNSGECSQEVELEGHLIDSLILPKVFDVIMELGGDFEVLEFRIGRRKTETSYAKLLIKGRNRRHLETILKEVYRLGAVTPLPQEVEVREAPADMILPDNFYVTTNHPTYIYYKGDWIEVEGICMDKVICVDPSSRRAFCKPIREVKAGDLIVVGEKGIKVRPPEYPREGLGIFEFMGSRSSPEKPSTSIIRIIAEDMFRVKKEGGKIVVVAGPAVVHTGADGALAKIIRMGFVDALLTGNALAVHDIEYNLFGTSLGMSIETGKTAAGSNRNHLVAINEVMKCGSIKAAVMKGVVKSGIMYECVVNGVPYVLAGSIRDDGPLPDVVTDVIEAQRLYMKYLRSASMVLMLATMLHSIAVANMLPSTVKVVCVDINPAVLIKLLDRGSAQALGIVSDVGTFLPILAEELAKLKIRG, via the coding sequence GTGGTCGTATTCCAAAATAGCGGAGAATGTTCTCAAGAAGTCGAGCTTGAAGGACATCTTATAGACTCGCTGATTCTTCCAAAGGTCTTCGATGTGATAATGGAGCTAGGTGGAGATTTCGAGGTTTTAGAGTTCCGTATAGGCCGTCGCAAGACCGAGACCAGTTATGCCAAGCTACTGATCAAGGGCCGAAACAGACGGCATCTGGAAACGATCTTGAAGGAGGTCTACCGTCTAGGAGCCGTCACCCCTCTTCCTCAAGAGGTCGAGGTTAGAGAGGCCCCGGCCGATATGATTTTGCCGGATAACTTCTACGTTACGACGAACCATCCTACTTATATCTACTACAAGGGAGACTGGATCGAGGTCGAAGGTATATGCATGGATAAGGTCATATGCGTAGACCCATCTTCGAGAAGGGCTTTCTGTAAGCCGATAAGAGAGGTTAAGGCAGGAGACCTCATAGTAGTCGGTGAGAAAGGAATCAAAGTTAGGCCTCCTGAGTATCCTAGAGAGGGACTGGGAATATTCGAGTTCATGGGTAGTAGAAGTTCTCCTGAGAAACCCTCTACCTCTATAATCAGGATAATAGCCGAGGACATGTTCAGGGTTAAGAAGGAGGGGGGTAAGATCGTCGTCGTAGCTGGACCCGCCGTCGTGCATACAGGAGCCGACGGTGCCTTGGCTAAGATCATCAGGATGGGATTCGTAGACGCTCTTTTAACAGGGAACGCCCTAGCCGTTCACGACATCGAATACAACTTGTTTGGAACCTCTCTCGGTATGTCGATAGAAACCGGTAAAACAGCCGCCGGAAGCAATAGAAACCATCTTGTGGCCATCAACGAGGTCATGAAGTGCGGTTCGATAAAGGCAGCTGTCATGAAGGGAGTCGTGAAATCAGGCATAATGTATGAATGTGTCGTTAACGGCGTCCCATATGTTCTCGCAGGCTCCATCAGAGACGATGGGCCTCTGCCAGATGTGGTCACAGACGTGATCGAAGCGCAGAGACTCTACATGAAATACCTCAGAAGCGCAAGCATGGTTTTGATGCTCGCGACTATGCTACATTCGATAGCTGTAGCCAACATGCTACCGTCGACCGTTAAAGTGGTGTGTGTAGACATAAACCCAGCCGTGTTGATCAAGCTCTTAGATAGAGGCTCAGCTCAAGCCTTGGGAATAGTCTCAGATGTCGGGACTTTCCTACCGATACTTGCTGAGGAACTCGCTAAACTTAAGATAAGAGGTTGA